GCGGATGCGTCGTCGCCGACGTCGCCCGTCGCAGAATCCGCCCCTTCCTCTCAGGCAAGCGGGTCGTAGAGTATTCGGGTGACCCTCCGAGAGCCTCAGCCCATCGACGCCGTGCGCGCCCAGTTGATCGACTTCATCGCGGCAGACGCCGTGTTCCACGGGGACTTCACCCTCACCAGTGGCAAGAAGGCGACCTATTACGTCGACCTCCGCAAGGTGAGTCTCGACCACCGGGTCGCTCCGCTCATCGGTCAGGTCATGATCGATCTCATCAAAGATGTGCCCGACGTGGTCGCCGTCGGCGGCATGACCATGGGCGCCGACCCGATCGCCTCGGCGATCCTGCACCAGGGCGCGGCCCAGGGCCTCGCCTACGACGCCTTCGTCGTGCGCAAGGAGCCGAAGGACCACGGTCGCGGCAAGCAGGTCGAGGGTCCCGACCTCGCCGGCAAGCGCGTGATCGTGCTCGAAGACACCTCGACCACCGGCGGTTCGCCGATCAAGGCGATCGAGGCGCTCCGCAAGGTCGGCGCGGAGGTCGTGGCGGTCGCCGTCGTGGTCGACCGGGCGACCGGTGCCCGCGAGGTCATCGAGGCCGAAGGCGTGCCCTACCTGTACGCCATCGGGCTGGAAGACCTGGGGTTGGCCTGATGAGCGGCGACGGGCAGGGTCTGGGGGGCGACGGAGCCGATTGGCTGCTCGCCCAGTTGGCGGGCGGCGATGCGCCGCGCCGCGACGTCCCGTCACCGCCCGTCGCACCGCCCGTCCAGCCGGCACTGCCGGCGCAGCAGGCAACTCCTCCCGCCGCACCGCGCACCCCGGCCCCACGCCGTGAAGAGGTGCTCGACTGGTTCTCCGAGGCGCCGGCACCCAGAGCGGATCCCGCCACGAGCGCGCTTCCCGTCGTCGGTTCCCCGGCTCCGCGCACCCCTGAGGTGCCGCAGCAGCATGCGCCGATGACCGATGCGGCCGGTTCGCCGACGCCGTCGTGGACCCCGCCGTTCGCGGTCGGCCTGCCGCATCAGCCGC
The DNA window shown above is from Agromyces cerinus and carries:
- the pyrE gene encoding orotate phosphoribosyltransferase, producing MTLREPQPIDAVRAQLIDFIAADAVFHGDFTLTSGKKATYYVDLRKVSLDHRVAPLIGQVMIDLIKDVPDVVAVGGMTMGADPIASAILHQGAAQGLAYDAFVVRKEPKDHGRGKQVEGPDLAGKRVIVLEDTSTTGGSPIKAIEALRKVGAEVVAVAVVVDRATGAREVIEAEGVPYLYAIGLEDLGLA